The DNA region TTACCGTTAACATCGCCCACCGAATGCGGTGGCATCCAACGGACGTTCCATGTTCAGATCATATACGAAACTGCCGCTCTCGCTCCAGATGGTATTGGGAATTGGCATCGCAGTGGCCGCCATTCAGGCCGGCACCGCCGCTTACGAAATCTCCGCAGAAAGCCTGACCCTCACCGACAAGGCCGCAAAACGCGGCGACGCGGCACTGGACATGCTGGAATCCGTCCACACCCAGGCGATGCTCAACCGCAAGGAAGTGGCTGAAGACGATCCGGCCATCGCAACGCTCGACGGCACCATGGAGCAGTTTTCCAACTCCGGCGGCAGCGTGAAGCTGTGGCTCGTCATGGGCCCCAAGGTCATCGATTTTCAGAAGGCTCAAGGCGAGACGGAATTTGAAGGACCGCGCGATCGCGTCGACGAACAGGCGATCGCAAAGCTGGAGCGGCTGAACAGCCTCGAAGGCGAGCGCTTCCGCATGACCCGCCCCGTCATCCTCGGTCAGGGCAGTGCGAGCAACGAGAAATGCGCCGCCTGTCATACCGCCAAGATGAACATCCAGCCGGGAGAAGTCGTCGGTGTCTATAGCGCCGAAGTCGACCTTGCTCCGGAACTCGCCGCTTGGCGTGCCAATGCCTGGAAGCGGGTTGCCATCGGGGCCGGCGCGCTTGCCGTGATGATCGCGCTCGTGGTGCTGATGCTGCGCGTGACCGCTGTCAATCCGCTGCGCAAGCTTGCCCGCGCGACCCAGAGCCTGTCCGAAGGCAATCTCGACATCGATGTCGGGACGAATGACCGGCGCGACGAACTGGGAACGATGGGCCGCGCGCTGGAAGTGTTCCGTGACAACCTGCGTCGCACCCGGTCTCTGGAAACGGAGACTGAACACAATCGCCAGCGGGCAGAGCAACACCGTCGTGACGTGGAGCGTCGTGCCGAGGAAGAGGCCGCAGAGAAGCTGCAACTCGCTACCGCTGGATTGGCATCAGGCCTGCGTCGCCTTGCCGCCGGGGATCTTGCCTTTCAGATCGAAGAACCCTTCGACGCCAGCTTCGAGGCATTGCGGCACGACTTCAATGCCTCCGTTCGTGAACTTGCCGGCACCATGTCCGCCATCCAGGGAGCGGTTGGCGTGATAGATGACGGCAGCGGCACGATCGCAGCAGGGGCAAATGAGCTGGCACGGCGGACTGAAAGCCAGGCTGCGTCCCTGGAACAGACCTCTGCTTCGCTGAAGGAGATCAATGCGACCGTCCACGCAGCGAATAAGCGAGTAGCCGACGCACGCGAGGTGGCGAAAAAGGCAAATCAGAGTGCGCTTAATTCCGGCAAGGTTGTCACGGAAGCCGAGCAGGCGATGCACCGCATAGAGGAAAGCGCGCAGCAGATCTCCAACATCATCGGCGTGATCGATGAGATCGCCTTCCAGACCAATCTTCTGGCGCTGAATGCCGGTGTCGAGGCGGCCCGTGCGGGCGAGGCCGGCAAGGGATTTGCCGTTGTCGCCCAGGAAGTTCGTGAACTCGCCCAGCGCTCGGCAAATGCCGCCAAGGAGATCAAGACCTTGATCCAGAATTCGACCGCCCAGGTTGAGAGCGGAGTGAAGCTGGTGCATGGAACCGGCGAAACGCTGGTTGAAATCGGCAGCCTCATCCAGACGATCAATGACCACATGGATGCTATCGCCGACTTCTCGCAGGATCAGTCTAACGGTTTGCGCGACATTGCCGGTGCTGTCGAGACGCTCGATACGGCAACCCAGCAGAATGCGCGGGTCTCGGACGACCAGAGCAACGAGGCAAGCCGACTGGCAAAGGAAGCTGCAGCGTTGCGGGTGATGATCGAGCGCTTCCGGATTGAGGCAGGTCGCACGCAGATGCGCCGCGCTGCATGAGCCATTCCAGAGAGACGAAAACGAAGAAAGCCCGTGGCGATGCCACGGGCTTTCCCTTAGCCTGCGAGGCAGGCTTTACCGGGCGTCTTCGACATCGTCGACTACGTCCGTCATGGGCCGGTCCGCACCGTCCGCATGTTCGTTGTGCCAATTGCCGTCCGCGTCCTGCCAGCTGATCTCTGTATCGCCATCAGCCAGCTGCTGGGCGCCGGCTGCCTGTCGTGCGGCCGAAAGCGCCTCGGCATGGGTCGGGTACGGCTCGGAATAAACGTCCCCGAGCCTGTACGCGTAACCTTCGTCATGCTCGACGACGTGATAGGTCACCTTGACCATGCCGCGCCTCAGTTCCAGCGCCAGCGATGGTCGCGCGCCGCCGGAGCGGAATTGGCCACCAGATAACCGATAAGACCGCCAAGGATGCCGAGCGTGATCAGACCGGCAGAGGTAGCGCCCGGATGGCGGCGAACGACGCTGGCGACGGCATCGGCACCATCACGGGCATAGCCTGCCATGGCGCTTGCGGTGTCTGCGGCACCGTCGAATGCATCAACGGCACGATGGCGGATGCGGCTGGTGCCACGGCTTGTCTCGCGGCTGATCACCGTCTTCAGGTCATTCATCTGTTCGCGCAGCTCGCGCAGTTCTGCCTGCAGGTTCGAAGTCGCCATGGGACATTCCTTTCATTTTTGACTGGGTCTTGGCGAACAAACGTGGTGGCACGGCGATGGTTCCATCGGCCGGACCCACCATTCTGTCGCAGCCGGAAACGAAAAACGCCCGGCACCTTTTGGCACCGGGCGTCCGAAGAAACGGATCTGTCAGAGGCTTACTTGGTCGCGCCTTCGTAAAGTTCCAGCACGTAGTCCCAGTTGATCAGGTTGTCGACGAAGGCTTCGAGATACTTCGGGCGGGCGTTGCGGTAGTCGATGTAGTAGGAGTGTTCCCAGACGTCGACGCCGAGGATCGGCGAGGCGCCGTGGATCAGCGGGCTTTCGCCGTTCGGGGTCTTGGAGATCTCGAGCTTGCCGTCCTTGACCGAGAGCCAGGCCCAGCCGGAGCCGAACTGCGTGGTGCCGGCGGCGATGAAATCGGCCTTGAACTTGTCGTAGCCACCGAGGTCACTGTCGACGGCTGCCTGCAGCTTGCCGGGCAGCTTGTTGCCGCCGCCGTCCTTCTTCAGCCAGTTCCAGAAATGCAGATGGTTGTAATGCTGGCCGGCATTGTTGAACAGGCCGGCATTCTTGCCGTAGGACTGCTTGACGATCTCTTCGAGCGACAGGCCTTCGAGACCCGAATCCTTGAGCAGGTTGTTGCCGTTGGTCACATAGGCCTGGTGATGCTTGTCGTGATGGAACTCGAGCGTTTCCGCCGACATATAGGGCGAAAGTGCGTCGTAAGCATAGGGCAGGGCGGGCAATTCGAAGGCCATGGTGATATCTCCTTTGGGCAATGGATTGCGTTTTGGCAGGTGACGGGAACATAGGTGCGCTTGAAGGGCGAGGCAACCTTTGCTCTTCCAAAAACCGGAGTGGGGAGGAAAGAAATGTCTTCCGTTTTTGGACTTGCAGCCAGGCCGTTTCCAACGGATCTTCCAAATCTCGCCAATCGACGCCAAGGTGCTCCATGACCTCATTTGCCCGCCTCGTTTCCGCTGCAGCGCTGCTCGTTCTTCCTCTATCCACACTGGCCTTTGCTTCGTCCGACGATGCCTGGGACGAGTTCGCCAAGGATGTAGCAGCCAAATGCACGGCGCTTGCGGAGGGCCGCATCGAAAAGCCGAAGGTCGTGGTCGATCCCTTCGGGACCGAAAGCTATGGCATGGCCATTCTCACCGGCAAGGCGGTTGGTGCCGATGCCACGGTGAGCTCGATCTGCGTGTACGACAAGAAGACCCAGACGGCGGAAATCGGCGGCGAATTGCCGGCCGATCAGGTGACGATCACCGTTCCCTGAGGCTTACGCTTCGTAGATCTCGGGCTCCGGCAGACTTTCCAGGCTGAAGCCGAATTCTGCCCGCGCGATCTTGCATTCCTCGTCTCCGGGCATGCAGGTGCGGCAGACATGCGGGCGCACGAGATAGACTGCGCAGCCGACATGTTTGCCGACTTCGCCCGTGAGGGCCGCACAGCGCCCGTGTTCGAACTTCATGCCGCTCTCGTCCTTGGCGATCATGGCTTCAGGGATGGCGGCGATCTCCTCGTCACTTTCGAGGGAAAAGCGCGGCCATTCGGCGGAATAGGCGCAGCAGGCGCCGCAGGCCTGACAGTCGAAGATCTCGGGCGGCGAGGTTTCCAGCATGGCTCAGCGCTTCGCGGCGCGCAGGCGCATCAGGTTGACGGCGAAGAAGCCGGTGAAGCCCAGCATCAAAAGACCGACGAAGACAGGCCCGGCATCGACCGAGACGAGATCCATGGTGAGGCCCGTGCTGCCGGAGCCCGCGGCACTGCCGATCGCGTAAGCCAGCGCGAAAACGGCAGCACCCGAGACCAGCAGGCCGCCACGGAAGCGTTCGCCGAGCAGGGTCAGTGCTGCGGTGTACAGCGAGAAGCTGGCCGCACCGAGGATCGAGATGGTGATAAGGAGCGCCGCCTGCGATGTCATCAGCGGCAGGACGAGGAAGGCCACCGCCGTGACCAGCGAACCGGAGACGGCGATGACCGGCCGCGACAGCCGGTCGAGCAGCCAGCCGACGAAGGGCTGGGCGAGTGCCGTCGGCAGAGCCACCATGGTGACGACGAAGGCCGCGAAATTCTGGCTGTAGCCGCGCTCGACGAAATAGAGCGGGATCATCGAGATCGCCGCAATATCCGAAAAACCGAAGGCGACGACCATCAGCGTCAGCACCGGCGCGAGCTTGACGAAGGTCAGGAGCCCGCCGGTTTCCGAGGCTTCCGGCTTGGTCTTGGCGTAGCGACCGAGCATAACGGAGGCGAAGGCAACGAGCGCGACATAGGCGGCCGTGAGCGCGAAGGCGAAACCGTCCTCGATGCCGACAAGCGGAATGGCGAGCGGCCCGGCGGCAAAGCCCGCGCACATGCCGGCACTATAGGCGCCGGAGACGCGGCCGCGCAGGCGGTCCGGACAAGCGGTGTTCAGCCAGGCTTCGGAGACCGTGTAGATGATGCTGGTGCAGAAGCCGAGCAGGAAGCGGGCGACGAACCAGACGGCGAGGCTGTCGAAAGTGGAGAAGGTCGCAAGACAAACCGAGACGCCGCAAAGCGATGCGACGATCAGCCTGTCGCCGCGGACCACCTGCGTCAGTCTGCCGATCAGAAGCGTCGAGGAGGCGAGACCCAGCGCAAAGACCGAGGCGTTCAGGCCCGCCATGCTGGAGGAGACCCCCCGGCTTTCGAGGATCAGCGAGATCAGCGGATAGGTCAGCCCCTGACCGACGGCAAAGGCGGTGACACCGAGAATGACAACCGCGATCGCCGCCCAATCAGGCGCGACGTCGGGTGCGATATCCGTGGTGCCTGCGGTATGCATGGGGCCTCCGAGACGCGTTTCAGCGCGCGCCGATTGACGCTCCGGTCTAGCGGCGGGATCGGGGGAAGTCCAGAGAGGGGCTTTGAACGTCTGCCTCTGAGCTTTGGTGATCTGCAATAACCCGCTCCCGGTGCCGAGCAAGCGCCTCTCGCAATGCCATTGTCGTTGCTGACGGATTGTCCATTGCGGCAAGGAAGACCGCATAGTCCTCGGGCTTGAGCACAGTGACACGCTCACTGCTGATGTTCGGCTCGCCGTTGCTTGTGCTGCGGTCCGGCAGGTCTCTGTTGCGCATAAGAGATTGTCTCGCAGGCAGCGATAAAGATCAACCTTACCGTCTCAACCCGCAGCAATCACGGCTGGCACATCCTGCCCCAGCGCAGCGAACACCGTCTTCAGAATACCCGCAGCATCGAGGCCTGCCTTGGCATACATCACCTCGGGCTTGGCCTGGTCCATCCAGACATCGGGCAATACGAGCGAGCGGACCTTCAACCCGTTGTCGAGCAGGCCCTCGTTGACCAGGAAATGCATGACATGGCTGCCGAAGCCGCCGACGGCGCCTTCTTCGACGGTGATCACCACCTGATGGTGGCGGGCGAGTTGGCGGATCAGGTCGTGGTCGAGCGGCTTGGCAAAGCGGGCGTCGGCGACGGTCGTCGAGAGACCGGCAGCGTCGAGGTCTTCGGCCGCCAACAGACAGTCGGCTAGCCGCGTGCCGAAAGACAAAAGCGCCACCTTCGAGCCCTGCTTGACGATGCGGCCCTTGCCGATCTGAAGGATCTCGCCGCGCTCGGGCATGGGAACGCCCACACCTTCGCCGCGCGGATAGCGGAAGGAGATCGGACCGTCGTCGTAGGCCGCGGCGGTGCGCACCATGTGCTTCAGTTCCGCTTCGTCGGCCGCCGCCATGACAACGAAGCCGGGAAGCGATGCCAGAAATCCGGTGTCGAAGGAGCCTGCATGCGTCGGCCCATCGGCGCCGACGAAACCGGCGCGGTCGATCGGGAAACGCACCGGCAGGCCTTGGATCGCCACGTCGTGCACGACCTGGTCGTAGCCGCGCTGCAGGAAGGTTGAGTAGAGCGCGCAGAACGGCTTGAAGCCTTCGGCTGCAAGGCCGGCCGCAAAGGTCACCGCATGCTGCTCTGCAATCCCGACGTCGAAGGTGCGTTCGGGAAAGAGCGTCTGCAGCTTGTCGAGACCTGTGCCGTTCGGCATGGCGGCGGTAATACCGACGATCTTCTCGTCGTGACGCGCTTCTTCCACGAGCGCATCGGCAAAGACGGCTGTATAAGCAGGGGCATTCGGTTTGGCCTTGGCCTGGGTGCCGGTGATGACGTCGAACTTGTTGACGCCGTGATATTTGTCGGCCGCAGCCTCCGCCGGCGGATAGCCCTTGCCCTTCTGCGTCACCACATGGATCAGGACGGGACCCTTGGCATTGTCGCGAACATTGCGCAGCACCGGCAGAAGATGCTCGAAGGAATGCCCGTCGATCGGGCCGATGTGGTAGAAGCCGAGCTCCTCGAACATCGTGCCGCCGGTCACATAACCGCGCGCATGCTCGACGGCCCGCGTGATCGCCCGGTCGACGGTTTTGCCGAGATAGGCGGTCAATTTCTTGCCGAAATCGCGAAAGCCCATGTAAGTACGGCCGGAAGCAAGACGGGCGAGATAAGCACTCATCGCCCCCGTCGGCGGCGCGATCGACATGTCGTTGTCGTTGAGAATGACGATCAGACGCGCATCGAGCGCGCCGGCATTGTTCAGCGCTTCATAGGCCATGCCAGCCGACATTGCGCCATCACCGATAACGGCGATCACATTGCGGTCGGTCTTCGACAGCTCGGCCGCCACCGCCATGCCGAGGCCGGCTGAAATCGAGGTGGACGAATGGGCCGCACCGAAAGGATCGTATTCGCTTTCAGTGCGCTTGGTGAAGCCGGAAAGACCGTCTTCCTGGCGCAGCGTTCGAATACGGTCGCGCCGGCCGGTCAGGATCTTGTGCGGATAACACTGGTGACCGACATCGAAGATCAGCCGGTCATGCGGTGTGTTGAAAACCTTGTGGATGGCAATCGTCAGCTCCACCACCCCGAGCCCTGCGCCCAGATGTCCACCGGTCTTCGACACAGCGTCGATCATCTCGTCGCGCACTTCGCGCGCCAGCTGTGGCAGCTCTCGGTCTTCAATCACCTTCAGATCCGCGGGGTAGTGGACCTTGTCGAGAAGCGGCGTATCGGGCAGGGATGTCACGGGGCGCATGCCTTCTTAAACTCGTTCTTGGTGCGCGATAACATCCCAAACCGGTCGGGGCAAATAGTCGGCACTGGACAACTATATAGACATCATCGCCCTTCCGGCAAAGGCACGAATTCCTCTTCGTCCCCCGGAACGATGTCGAAACGGCCGGTCCGCCACTCTTCCTTGGCCTGTTCGATGCGTTCCTTTGACGAAGAAACGAAGTTCCACCAGATGTGTTTCTGCGATCCCATTGCAGCCCCGCCGAACAGCATCGCGTGACAACCGGCAGCACCGCCGATCAGGGTGATCGCGTCGCCCGGCCGGAAAACAAGCAACTGGTCCGGCCCGAAACGGTCACCGGCAATCTCGATCTCGCCGGAGAGGATGTAGAGCGCCCGTTCTTCCTGCGTCGCGTCGAAGGGAAACTTCGCACCCGCCTCAAGGCTCAAGTCCACATAAAGCGTCTCCGAAAACGTCTTCACCGGTGAGCGCAAGCCATCGAGCGCACCGATCACCACACGGCCGGAGGCGCCGCGATCGGCAAAAGTCGGCAGCGCCGCCTTGGCGGTATGCGCAAAGGCCGGATCAATCTCCTCCATCTGATCGGGAAGCGCGATCCAGGTCTGCAGGCCGGACATGGCGAGCGGATGCCCGCGCAGGTTTTCCGGCGTGCGCTCGGAATGCACGATGCCACGCCCTGCTGTCATCAGGTTGATGTCGCCGGGCGCGATCACCAGTTCGGTGCCGAGGCTGTCGCGATGCTTGATCTCGCCGTCGAACAGGTAGGTGACGGTGGAGAGCCCGATATGCGGATGTGGCCGCACATCCATCGCTTCGTCGGCCTTCAGCACCGCCGGCCCCATGCGGTCGAAGAAGATGAATGGCCCGACCAGCCGCCTCTTCACCGAAGGCAGAGCCCGGCGCACCGAAAAGCCGCCGATATCGCTGGAGCGGGGAATGATCAGATGCTCGATCGCATCGCAGGCAAAGCCGTCGCCAGGGACGGGATCAATTCCGGGAAAGAAGGACATGGGCGGTCTCCGCGTGATCAATGCAAAAACTGTAAGGTGGCGTGAGGCCGGAGGCCAGCCGGCAATTTCGTCGACAGGCTAGACGCTGCGTTCAGATTTTGCACGAATCCCTCGCAGCCTGCTGTTGAAGGCGGTTGATCCGGGGCCGAGACAGGGTCCTTGGCCCTGTCTCAAGTCTTCACAATCAAAACTGTATCCTGAGCTTCGCGCTAACACCGTTCTCACGGGCGGTTTTGCCGATCCGACCGGAACAGGTCAGGCTGAAACCTGCGAGCAACCGCCGGTTCAACCCACTCGGTCTTATATGCATCAGCCAACTCGGCCCCGCATAGAGAGCCTCACAGCCTGTGGCGTTGACAAAAGATCAATAATAGGGGCCCTGGAAGGGTGCGGACTGTTTGTTGATATGGCCCCGTCTGCCGCTCAAGCCCCGTCGAGCGGCTCCGTCCCAACAGGCTTGCCGGCACGATCCAGCCGGATCTTCTCGATGCGGTTTTCAGCTGCCGAAAGCAGCGTCTCGCAATGTTTCTTCAGAAGTTCGCCGCGCTCATAGATCGCGATGGATTCGTCGAGCGCCACATCGCCGCGCTCGAGCCGGGCGACGATGCTTTCGAGTTCGGCCACGGCCTTTTCGAACGAGAGGCCGGAAAGATCGGCGGAAACGGCGGCGTCGGACATACTCAACCCTTCATCAGTCTTGCGATGTGCAGGCCGGCCGATTCGGCGAGCCCTTCGAGATCATACCCGCCTTCGAGCAGACTGACGACCCGGTTCTTGGCGAAGCGGTCGGCGACTTCCAGCAGTCGCCCCGTCGCCCAGTCGAAATCCTCGCCGACGAGATTGATCTGTGCCAGGGGATCGCGGTGATGCGCGTCGAAGCCGGCCGAGATCAGGATCAGGTCGGGCGAGAAGTCGTGAAGTGCCGGCAGCACCCGGCTCTTGAACGCCTCGCGAAAATGATCGGAGCCGACATTGGGCGAGAGCGGCGCATTGACGATGTTGCGGTGTTTGCCCGTCTCCTCCTTGGCGCCGGTTCCGGGATAAAGCGGCATCTGGTGCGTCGAGCAGAACAACACCGACGGATCGTCCCAGAAGATGTCCTGCGTGCCGTTACCGTGATGCACGTCCCAATCGACGATCGCGACCCGCTCGACGCCGTAGGCCTTCTGCGCGTGGCGCGCGGCAATGGCGATGGTGTTGAACAGGCAAAAGCCCATGGCCTTGGATTTCTCGGCATGATGCCCCGGCGGGCGTCCGGCGACAAAGGCATTGTCCGCCTTGCCGGTCATCACGTCGTCGACCGCCGCCAGCGCCCCTCCGATCGCGGTCAGCGCGACCTGCAGGCTCTTCTGCGAGGCGTAGGTATCGGCCTCGATCTGGTTGATGCGATCCTCTTCTTCGGGGATCTCCCGCATCACGGCGAAGAGATGCTCTTCCGGATGGGCCAGCGTCACTGCGTCTTCATTCGCCTGAACCGCCTGGATCCGCTCCAGTCGCGCGAAATTCGGATGCTCGAGCGCGATGTTGAGCGAACGCAGCCGGTCGGCACGTTCGGGATGCCCCGGTGGCGTGTTGTGCTCGAGGAAGATCGGGTTCTCGTAAAGACGGGTGGCCATGGGCGTCCTTCCTGGGTGAGACCGGAAGATAGTGCGCCGCCGCGCCGTCTTCCACCGGTCGTTCCGCTTATACCCATCTTAGATGACGCGCCGATGCCGCACCTTTTTTGCCAAGTGCTTGTTATCGCCGGGCTGATGCCGTTAGATATCGGGAGGTGTGGAGGGGACGGCTGCGGGAATGGATGAAATCGAGCGGATCGAGGTGAGCGAACTGGTGGTGCCCTATCGGGACATCGCGCCGACGGGGGAGATGCAGGCCGGCGCCTATGTCACCCATGCCGAAGAGGCGCTTCGCCATTTCTGGCGCTACCGCCCGCCGCTCGAGGACGAGCCTCGCTATAGTCCGACGAAGCTGGAGGTTCGGCTGCATCTGCCGCTGCGTGTCGAAGATCAGGTCCGTATGACCGTGCGTGTCGACAAGATCGGTGGCAAGTCGGTCGGCTTCGAGGTGGAGATGGAGCGAGACGGCCAGACGGTCGCCGAAATCGACGTCACCTGGACCGCCCGCGACCGGGACACCGGCGAACCTGCGGCCCTTCCGGAAGACGTGCGCGATTGGCTCTACCGTTATTTGCGGTGAGAACCGCCCCGAGGGGCGGCCTCTGTGTTTTCTCGTTACGCCCGCGCCGGCAGCAGCGGATAGCCGACGATGACCGCGCGGGCCGCGAGCGTTGCGATGGCGGCCTTGACCAGATCACCCGGGATGAAGGCAAGCGAGCCGAGTGCGACCTTGTCGAAGGGTGTACCGGCAACGACGGACAGCCACGGCATGCCGCAGAGATAGACGACGCCGATGCCGCCGACGATCGAGGCGATGAAGAAGCCGGTCATCTGCTTGGCTGCCGATTGTCCCTCGCGAACCAGCTTCTCAGCCAGCATGCCGGTCACGAAAGCGCCGATGATCCAGCCGAAGATATAGCCGCCCGTCGGCCCCATCAGCACGTTGAGGCCACCACGGCCACCAGACAGAACCGGAAGTCCGACCGCGACGAGCACGACGAGCAACGCATAAGCCGCAGCGCCCCGCTTGGCACCAATGATGCAGCCTGCGAGCATCACGCCCATGGATTGTGCTGTGATCGGAACCGGAATGAGCGGGACCGGCACGGGCGGAATGAAGCCGAGCACGATGATGATGG from Rhizobium glycinendophyticum includes:
- a CDS encoding methyl-accepting chemotaxis protein, producing the protein MFRSYTKLPLSLQMVLGIGIAVAAIQAGTAAYEISAESLTLTDKAAKRGDAALDMLESVHTQAMLNRKEVAEDDPAIATLDGTMEQFSNSGGSVKLWLVMGPKVIDFQKAQGETEFEGPRDRVDEQAIAKLERLNSLEGERFRMTRPVILGQGSASNEKCAACHTAKMNIQPGEVVGVYSAEVDLAPELAAWRANAWKRVAIGAGALAVMIALVVLMLRVTAVNPLRKLARATQSLSEGNLDIDVGTNDRRDELGTMGRALEVFRDNLRRTRSLETETEHNRQRAEQHRRDVERRAEEEAAEKLQLATAGLASGLRRLAAGDLAFQIEEPFDASFEALRHDFNASVRELAGTMSAIQGAVGVIDDGSGTIAAGANELARRTESQAASLEQTSASLKEINATVHAANKRVADAREVAKKANQSALNSGKVVTEAEQAMHRIEESAQQISNIIGVIDEIAFQTNLLALNAGVEAARAGEAGKGFAVVAQEVRELAQRSANAAKEIKTLIQNSTAQVESGVKLVHGTGETLVEIGSLIQTINDHMDAIADFSQDQSNGLRDIAGAVETLDTATQQNARVSDDQSNEASRLAKEAAALRVMIERFRIEAGRTQMRRAA
- a CDS encoding DUF2188 domain-containing protein; this translates as MVKVTYHVVEHDEGYAYRLGDVYSEPYPTHAEALSAARQAAGAQQLADGDTEISWQDADGNWHNEHADGADRPMTDVVDDVEDAR
- a CDS encoding superoxide dismutase, encoding MAFELPALPYAYDALSPYMSAETLEFHHDKHHQAYVTNGNNLLKDSGLEGLSLEEIVKQSYGKNAGLFNNAGQHYNHLHFWNWLKKDGGGNKLPGKLQAAVDSDLGGYDKFKADFIAAGTTQFGSGWAWLSVKDGKLEISKTPNGESPLIHGASPILGVDVWEHSYYIDYRNARPKYLEAFVDNLINWDYVLELYEGATK
- a CDS encoding YkgJ family cysteine cluster protein, producing MLETSPPEIFDCQACGACCAYSAEWPRFSLESDEEIAAIPEAMIAKDESGMKFEHGRCAALTGEVGKHVGCAVYLVRPHVCRTCMPGDEECKIARAEFGFSLESLPEPEIYEA
- a CDS encoding MFS transporter yields the protein MHTAGTTDIAPDVAPDWAAIAVVILGVTAFAVGQGLTYPLISLILESRGVSSSMAGLNASVFALGLASSTLLIGRLTQVVRGDRLIVASLCGVSVCLATFSTFDSLAVWFVARFLLGFCTSIIYTVSEAWLNTACPDRLRGRVSGAYSAGMCAGFAAGPLAIPLVGIEDGFAFALTAAYVALVAFASVMLGRYAKTKPEASETGGLLTFVKLAPVLTLMVVAFGFSDIAAISMIPLYFVERGYSQNFAAFVVTMVALPTALAQPFVGWLLDRLSRPVIAVSGSLVTAVAFLVLPLMTSQAALLITISILGAASFSLYTAALTLLGERFRGGLLVSGAAVFALAYAIGSAAGSGSTGLTMDLVSVDAGPVFVGLLMLGFTGFFAVNLMRLRAAKR
- a CDS encoding DUF1778 domain-containing protein, with the protein product MRNRDLPDRSTSNGEPNISSERVTVLKPEDYAVFLAAMDNPSATTMALREALARHRERVIADHQSSEADVQSPSLDFPRSRR
- the dxs gene encoding 1-deoxy-D-xylulose-5-phosphate synthase, translated to MTSLPDTPLLDKVHYPADLKVIEDRELPQLAREVRDEMIDAVSKTGGHLGAGLGVVELTIAIHKVFNTPHDRLIFDVGHQCYPHKILTGRRDRIRTLRQEDGLSGFTKRTESEYDPFGAAHSSTSISAGLGMAVAAELSKTDRNVIAVIGDGAMSAGMAYEALNNAGALDARLIVILNDNDMSIAPPTGAMSAYLARLASGRTYMGFRDFGKKLTAYLGKTVDRAITRAVEHARGYVTGGTMFEELGFYHIGPIDGHSFEHLLPVLRNVRDNAKGPVLIHVVTQKGKGYPPAEAAADKYHGVNKFDVITGTQAKAKPNAPAYTAVFADALVEEARHDEKIVGITAAMPNGTGLDKLQTLFPERTFDVGIAEQHAVTFAAGLAAEGFKPFCALYSTFLQRGYDQVVHDVAIQGLPVRFPIDRAGFVGADGPTHAGSFDTGFLASLPGFVVMAAADEAELKHMVRTAAAYDDGPISFRYPRGEGVGVPMPERGEILQIGKGRIVKQGSKVALLSFGTRLADCLLAAEDLDAAGLSTTVADARFAKPLDHDLIRQLARHHQVVITVEEGAVGGFGSHVMHFLVNEGLLDNGLKVRSLVLPDVWMDQAKPEVMYAKAGLDAAGILKTVFAALGQDVPAVIAAG
- a CDS encoding pirin family protein, producing MSFFPGIDPVPGDGFACDAIEHLIIPRSSDIGGFSVRRALPSVKRRLVGPFIFFDRMGPAVLKADEAMDVRPHPHIGLSTVTYLFDGEIKHRDSLGTELVIAPGDINLMTAGRGIVHSERTPENLRGHPLAMSGLQTWIALPDQMEEIDPAFAHTAKAALPTFADRGASGRVVIGALDGLRSPVKTFSETLYVDLSLEAGAKFPFDATQEERALYILSGEIEIAGDRFGPDQLLVFRPGDAITLIGGAAGCHAMLFGGAAMGSQKHIWWNFVSSSKERIEQAKEEWRTGRFDIVPGDEEEFVPLPEGR
- a CDS encoding exodeoxyribonuclease VII small subunit: MSDAAVSADLSGLSFEKAVAELESIVARLERGDVALDESIAIYERGELLKKHCETLLSAAENRIEKIRLDRAGKPVGTEPLDGA
- a CDS encoding histone deacetylase family protein, giving the protein MATRLYENPIFLEHNTPPGHPERADRLRSLNIALEHPNFARLERIQAVQANEDAVTLAHPEEHLFAVMREIPEEEDRINQIEADTYASQKSLQVALTAIGGALAAVDDVMTGKADNAFVAGRPPGHHAEKSKAMGFCLFNTIAIAARHAQKAYGVERVAIVDWDVHHGNGTQDIFWDDPSVLFCSTHQMPLYPGTGAKEETGKHRNIVNAPLSPNVGSDHFREAFKSRVLPALHDFSPDLILISAGFDAHHRDPLAQINLVGEDFDWATGRLLEVADRFAKNRVVSLLEGGYDLEGLAESAGLHIARLMKG
- a CDS encoding acyl-CoA thioesterase — protein: MDEIERIEVSELVVPYRDIAPTGEMQAGAYVTHAEEALRHFWRYRPPLEDEPRYSPTKLEVRLHLPLRVEDQVRMTVRVDKIGGKSVGFEVEMERDGQTVAEIDVTWTARDRDTGEPAALPEDVRDWLYRYLR
- a CDS encoding biotin transporter BioY, whose protein sequence is MTTRDIVLSALFTAIIIVLGFIPPVPVPLIPVPITAQSMGVMLAGCIIGAKRGAAAYALLVVLVAVGLPVLSGGRGGLNVLMGPTGGYIFGWIIGAFVTGMLAEKLVREGQSAAKQMTGFFIASIVGGIGVVYLCGMPWLSVVAGTPFDKVALGSLAFIPGDLVKAAIATLAARAVIVGYPLLPARA